Sequence from the Pseudomonas sp. LS.1a genome:
CCTGCACGGTGGCATCCAGTGCCGTGGTCGGCTCATCGGCGATCACCAGTGCGGGGTCCAGGGCCAGGGCACTGGCGATCAGTGCACGCTGGCGCAGGCCGCCAGACAACTGCCCCGGACGCTGGCGAGCACGCAGCTCGACATCCGGCACGCCTACTCGCTCGAGCAACTCATGCACACGTGCAGTACGGGTGTGGCGGTCACCGTATCCGTGGGTCTGCAGCACTTCGAGAATTTCCTTGCCCACAGGCCGCAACGGGTCCAGCGACACCAGCGCATCCTGCAGCACGAAGCCGATGTCCTTGCCACGCACCGCCCGCCACTGCCGCTCGCTGAGGTCGAGCAGGTCATGGCCGGCGAAACTCAGGCGACGGGCGCTCACTTTCGCTCGCGCCCCGGCCAGGCCGACCAGGCAGCGGGCACTGACGCTCTTGCCCGAGCCGGACTCACCAACCAAGGCCACGCATCGGCCCGGCGGCAAGGTGAAAGACAAATCACGGACCACGCTGCCGTCATCAAAGGCCACGTTCAGTCCTTCGACGGTCAAGGTCTTGTCGCTCATGGCAGGCGCCCCTCCAGACGTTGTTGGATGTAACGGCCGGTCACGGTGGTCGCCAGGGTGGTGAGGACGATGAACAGGCCAGGGAAGAAGGTGAGCCACCAGGCATTGGCGATGAAGTCACGCCCCATGGACAACATCGTCCCCCACTCCGGCGCCGGTGGCCGCGCGCCCAGGCCGAGGAAGCTCAGCGCCGAGGCCCAGACGATGGCCTGGCCAACGCCCATGGTCAGCGTCACCACCAATGGCCGCATGGCATTGGGCAACAATTGGCGCAGCACGATGCGCGCAGTCGGGTGCCCCAGCGCCCGCGCCGCTTCGATGTAGCCGGCGTTGCGTACCGCCAGCACCTGGCCACGGACCATGCGCGCGTACCCCGGCGCACCGCCCAGCCCGGTGGCGACTATCAGCGGGCCGACGCCGCTGCCGAACACCGCCACGAACAGCAGCGCCAGCACCAGGCTGGGGAAGGCGAACAGCACTTCCAGCAACCAGCCGACCGCACGGTCCACGCGTGCGCCGCCAAGGCCACCAAGCAGGCCGAGGGCGATGGCGATGACCATGGAAATGGCCGTCGCCGCGAGGCCGATCAGCAGGCTCTGCCGTGCGCCGTGGATGATCCGCGCAAAGATGTCGCGCCCTGACTGGTCGGTGCCCAGCCAGTGCGCCCAACCGGGCGGCTGAAACGCTTGCCGCGGTACGATGGCCAATGGGTCGATGCGAGTGAACAGCCCCGGCGCCAACGCGGCCAGAAGCAATGCGAACAGGAACAGGATCGCCAGGCTTGCGCCCAGCGGCGGCAGTTTCAGATGACGCTGCCGGCGCAACGGCGCAAGGGCTTGATCATGGGTCAGGTCTGTCATGCTGCAGCCTCCTGCTGCCGAGGGTCGATCCACTGGTACAGCAGGTCGACCAGAATGTTCGCCAGCACATAGCCAGCCGCAACGACCAGGCTTATACCGATCACCAAGGGCAGGTCCTGGGCCTGCACTGCCTGGTACAGCTGGCGGCCCACCCCCTTGCGGGAAAAGATCACCTCGCACACCACCGCACCACTGATCAGTGCGCCGATGGCCCAGCCCGACAGCGACACACCTGGCAGCAAGGCATGGCGCAAGGCGTGCCGAAAGCGCACGGCCAGGTCACTGAGGCCGCGTGTACGGGCGGTCAGGATGAAGGGTTGATCGAGGGTGAGTTCCAGCGACTCGCGGGTGACCTGGGCGATGAAGCCGGCCAGCGGAATCGCCAGGGATAACGCCGGGAGTATCAGGCTGGCGAAACTGTCACTACCGGCCGGCGGGAACCAGCGCAGGCCGAAGGCGAATACCGCCAGCAGCACCACGCCGAGCCAGAAGTGCGGCAGTGCCGCGCTGAGGGTTTCTGCCAGCGAGGCGATGCCGCCGACCAGCCTGCCGCGCCCGGCGGTGACCACTGTCAGCAGCAGCACCAGCACCCAGGCCAGCAGCAGGGCGGCGATGGTCAGTTCCAAGGTCGCCCCGCCCTGCTCGGCCAGCACCCGGGTAACCGGCAGGTGCTGCGAGTAGGACACCCCCAGATCACCTTGCAGCAGGCGCCCCAGGTAGAACACGTACTGCACAGCCAACGGCTTGTCGAGGCCATACTCCACGCGCGCGGCTTCAATCGCTTCGGGCGTGGGGTTGCCGCTGGGGCCACCGAGGATCGCCAGCACCGGGTCACCCGGCATCAGCCGGAGTGCGAAGAACGTCAGGGTCGCCACCGCCCACAGCACCAGCACGCCGCCGGCCAGGCGGAGGGTGGCGCGCCGGCCCAGGGCGGCCAGGCGTTCGCGGCGTGGGTCGATCACCGCGAGTGTCGTCGTAGTCATTTGTTCACCCATGCGTCATAGAGGTAGGTCACCGCCAGCGAAGGCTCCAGGCGCACGCCATGGGCGGTCTTGTAGATGCCCAGGCGCGTGCTTTGCGGGTAGGTGGTGAGTTGCAGGTACTGCGCGGCAGCCTGTTGCTGCGCCTGGAAGTAGCGCTGGCGGCGCAGGTCCGCATCCTGGGTGGCCAGCGCACTGTCGAGCAGCGCGTCAAAACCGGGGTCGGCGTAGCCGGAGGAGTTCTGGTGGTAACCGCCAACCCCGGCCGGCTGCACGAAGGCGGTGGTGAAGATGATGCGTAGCACATCGGGGGTGTTGGTATTCCAGTAGCCGATGCGGATGTCATAGTCCCAGGCGGCCTGGCGCGCGGTGACCTGGGCATCGCTCATCTGGTCCAGCACCAGCTCAAGGCCTGCCTGGCGGGTAGTTGCCTGCACCTGTTCCCACAGGGTCAGCTCCGACGGCGGCGTGCGCGCACCGATCAGCACGACGGCGCGCAGCCGCTGGCCGTTCCTGGTGCGGTAGCCTTCGCTGTCGCGGCCGGTCCAGCCAGCCTCGTCGAGCAGCCTGGCAGCGCGGGCCGGGTCATAGTCCTGGCCGCGCTCGAAGTCACCGCTGTAGAACGGCGTGGCCAAGCTCAACGGGCCACCGGCGCGGGGGAACTCGCCGAAGTACACACTTTTCAGCGCCCCCTCGACATCGGCGCTGCGAACGAAGGCCTCGCGCACACGGATGTCGTCGAACGGTGCGCGGCGCAGGTTGAAGGTGCCGTTGGTGGGGTTCCCCGGGCGCTGGGCAATGATCAGTTCCACGTCCGGGTTGCGCCGTGCTGCTTCGTGCGATTCTGGTGGCAACGCTTCGATCACATCGACCTCACCGGCCTGCAGCGAGGCGAAGCGCACCGACGGCTCCTGGATGAACTTCCAGACGATGCGATCAAGGTACGCAGGGCCCTGGTGCCGAGCGGTCGGTGGCGCCCAGTTGTAGGCCGGGTTGCGCACCAGTTCCACCTGGTTCTGCCGGTCCCAGCGCACCACCTTGAACGGCCCGCTGCCGACCGGGCTTTCGCAGTTCTGGTCACGGCTGCGTTGCAGTGCGGTGGGCGACTGGATGCCGAGAAAGCCCTGGGCCAACACTTCGAGGAAGGCCGCATAGGGCGTCGCCAGGGTGACTTCGGCAGTGTAGGTGTCGAGCACCTTGGTGCCGCGGTATTGGCGGATATAGCCACCAGCGGTACTGGACTGGGTCTTGGGGTTGGCCATGTGGTCGAGGTTGGCCTTGACCGCTTCGGCATTGAACGGTGTGCCGTCGGTGAATTGCACGTCGCGGCGCAGGTGGAAGGTGTAGCGCAGGCCATCTGGCGAAACCTCCCAGCTTGTCGCCAGCCAGGGACCGATCTGGCCGTTGCTGTCCATCGACACCAGCGAATCGAGGTACTGCTGGGCAACGAATACCTGCGGCATGTCGCCAGCCACATGCGGGTCGAGGCAGGTGGGCTCGCGGTCGGTGGCGTAGACCAGGGTGCCGCCCTGCTGTGGCGTGGTGCTTTGCGCGGCGGCGTGCTGTTCGGTTTTTTCGCAGCCGAGCAAGGCCAGTGCGGTGCAGAGCGGGATCAGGGGGAGGATGGGTGTGTTCAAGGGCGCTCCTGCGGGGACTGGGCTTCGATAGGCCTGTTGCAGGAGTTGTGCCGGGTTCAAGGGATTGATTTTGCTGGGGTTTGCCGAGGGTGAGGTGCTGTTGCGGGGGCAAAGTGTCCGGGGGTGTTGGTGGGGCGACAGTGAACTGTGTTTTGTTTGTGATCGTCGATGCCTCTCCTGAGATTTCCCGATTGGCTGTTCCTGCCACTTCGCGGGCAAGCCCGCTCCCACAGCCTTGAAGCCTGTAGTGATCCTGTGGGAGCGGCTTTAGCCGCGAAGAATCCAACACGGTGCATGGCAAGGGCTTCGCCCTTGTTCGCGGCTAAAGCCGCTCCCACAGGGTTCCTGCACATTTAATGAGTCATGTGCAGTTCTACAAGAGCGGCCTTGCCCGCGTCAGGGCTGGCACGGGTTTACACCGCAATCCGCGTAAACCAGCTTGGCCGCGCCGCCGGAAGATGAGGTACGGCATCGAGCAAAGCGCGGGTATAGGCCTGACGCGGCTGGCCGAGCACCTGGGCTGCCGGGCCCTGCTCCACCACCCTTCCCCCTTGCATCACCAGCAGGTGGTCACTGACCTGCTCCACCACCCCAAGGTCGTGGGAGATGAACAGGCAAGCCAGGTTCAACTCCGCCTTGAGCTCGGCCAGCAATGCGAGGATACGCGCCTGCACCGACACATCCAGCGCCGATACCGGTTCATCCAGCACCAGCACCCTGGGCTTCATGGCCAGCGCCCGGGCAATCGCGATGCGCTGCCGCTGCCCGCCCGACAACTCCAGCGGGCGACGATCGAGCAACCCCACCGGCAACTGCACCCGCTCCAGCAACGCCGCCGCCTCGGTGCGCTGCAGCGCACGCGGTACACCTGCATGCGCCAGCGCCTCGGCCAATACCCGCAACACGGTGTAGCGTGGGTCGAACGAAGCCAGCGGGTCCTGAAACACCACCTGGATCCCCTGCCGTGCCTGGCGCCGCTGCGCGGCAGACAACGCAAGCCAGTCCTGCCCGGCCAGTTGCAGGCTGCCTTGCTCCGGCCGCTCCAGCCCCAGCAGGATGCGCCCCAGCGTGCTCTTGCCGGAGCCGGACTCGCCCACCACGCCCAGGGTTTGCCCGGCGCGCAACTGCAGGGACACGTCGTTCAGCACCTGGCGCATCCGCCCGTCCGGCCCGACAAAGGCCTTGCTCAGGCCGCGTGCCTCCAGCACCACGGGTTGTTCGTCCACGCCATCCTCCACCAGTGCCAGGGCCGGCGCCGCCGGACGTTTGAAATGCACCGCCCGAGCCGCGCTCAGCAGGCGCTGGGTGTAGGGGTCCTGCGGGTCCTGCAGGATCTGTTCGACACTGCCCTGCTCCACCACCACCCCATGGCGCATCACCGCCACCCGGTCGGCCAGGCGCGCGACCACGGCCAGGTCATGGCTGACCATCAACAGGCTGTTGTCGCGCTCGCGCAGTTGCTCCAGCAGGTCGAGAATCTGCGCCTGCACCGTGGCGTCCAGCGCCGTGGTGGGCTCGTCAGCGATCAACAGGCGCGGCTGACAGGCGATGGCAGAGGCGATCAGGGCGCGCTGCCGCAGGCCGCCGGACAGTTGCCACGGGTATTGTCGGGCGCGGACTTCGGGTTCAGGTACGCCGACCTGGCACAGCAGTTCGAGCACCCGCAAGCGCCGCGGTTCAGCAGACAGGTCAGTGTGCAACAGCAGCGGCTCTTCGATCTCGGCGCCGACGCGCCGCAGCGGATCGAGCGAACCCAGTGCATCCTGCATGACAAAGCCGATACGCCCACCGCGCAAGCGCTGCCAACCCGTTTCGTCGACCTGGCGCAAGTCCTGCCCGGCAAAGGCCAGGCGCTGGGCCTGCACGCGGGCACCCACCCCGGTGAGGCCAACCAGGGTACGCGCCGTCACGCTCTTGCCCGAGCCCGATTCGCCTACCAGCGCCAGGCACTGCCCGGCATGCAGTTGCAAGTCGACGCCGTGCACCACCGGCACACCGTTGAAGCTCACGCGCAAGTCGCGGATATCCACCAAGGGTGCCGGGTGCTTTTCGAAGATGCTCATGGGTTTCTGCCCTCGCTACGGCGCAGCCAGTCGCGGCCGATGACGGTGATGGAAATGACAGTCAGGGTGATCGCCAGCGCAGGCCAGGCCATCAGCCAGGGCGCGTTGGCCATGAAATTGCGCGCCACTGCCATCATCGCGCCCCACTCCGGCGCGGGAGGTGGTGCGCCGAAGCCGAGGAAGCTCAGTGCGGCGGCGGCGGTGATGGCGCCACCCAGGCCGATGCAGGCCAGGATCAGCACGGGTTGCACGGCGTTGGGCAGCACATGCCAGAACACCACTGCCAAAGGCCTGCGGCCCAGCGTGACGGCTGCCTCGACGAAGCTGGCACGCCGGATGGTCAGGGCCTGGGCACGCACCAGGCGGGCATAGCGCGGCACCGAGGCGATGCCGACGGCGAGGATCAGGTTGCTGGTGCCTTGGCCGAACAGGGTGATGATCACCAGCGCCAGTAACAGGTCCGGGAAGGCCAGCAGCACATCGACAGCGCGCATCAGCAGGTTGTCCAGCCAGGCCGGAGCGAGGCCGGCGAGCAAGCCGAGCAGCGTGCCCAGGCCGAGCCCGACCAGGGTGGCGGCCAGGCCGATGTAGAGCGATGGGCGGGCGCCATGGATCAGCCGGCTGAGGACGTCGCGGCCGTTCTCGTCGCTGCCCAGCCAGAAGGCGGGGCCTGGCGGGTGGTAAGCCAGGCGGGCGTCGGCGGCCAACGGGTCGGTTGGCGAGAGCCAGTCGGGGAAGGTTACTGCCAGCAGTATCAGGCCCAATATGATCCAGGCCAGCGTCAGGCCTGGGCGAATCTGCCACCTGCTGGTCACTGTGTCTGGTATGGATACGATTGCGTTCATGTCTGTCCTTCTTGTGTTGCCTGTACCGGCCTCTTCGCGGCTGAAGCCGCTCCCACAGGATCACCGCAAAGGCTGAATCCGTGCGGTCCCTGTGGGAGCGGCTTCAGCCGCGAACAAGGGCGAAGCCCTTGCCATGTGGGCTACGGGGCCGGGTTGGGAATACGGCGGTGCACGGCCTGGATCTCGGCCAGCACTTCATCGCTCAATTGCACATCCAGTGCGCTCAGGTTCTCCTGCAACTGCAACAAGGTGGTCTGCCCGGTGATCGCACTGGCCACGAACGGCTGGTGTATGACGAACGCCAGAGCCAGTTGTGCCGGTGTCAGTCCATGCTCCCGTGCAATCTGCACATAACCGGCAATCGCGCTGTTGGCCTCTTCGCTGCCGTAGCGATTGAACGTGCGATACACCGACGACAATCGCGAACCTTCCGGCCGCGCCCCGTTCAGGTACTTGCCGGTCAACGCTCCGAACGCCAGCGGCGAATAGGCCAGCAGGCTGATCCCCTCACGATGGCTGAACTCCGACAGACCGTTCTCGTACAAGCGATTGAGCAGGCTGTACGGGTTCTGGATGCTGGCAATCCGCGCCAGGCCCTTGTCCTCGCTGTGCCGCAGGAATTGCGCCACCCCCCACGGTGTTTCGTTGGACACACCGATATGGCGCACCTTGCCGGCCTTGACCTGCTCGTCCAGCACTGCAAGGGTTTCTTCGATGGCTGCCGTTTGCGGATGGTCGTCGACGTAGGGGTATTCACGGATGCCGAAGAAGTTGCTGGTGCGATCGGGCCAATGCAGTTGGTAGAGGTCCATGTAGTCGGTCTGCAAGCGACGCAGGCTGCCCTCCAGGGCAGCGACGATGTTCTTGCGGTCGTGGTGCGACAGGCCATCGCGGATGTGCGCCTGGCCACCGGGGTCGCGGGCCGGGCCGGCGATCTTGCTGGCCAGCAGGACTTTGTCGCGGTTGCCGCGGGCGGCGAGCCAGGTGCCGATGTAGCGCTCGGTGGTGGTCCAGGTTTCAGCACGGGTGGGCGTGGGGTACATCTCGGCGGTGTCGATGAAGTTGATGCCTGCAGCAAGGGCAGCGTCCAGTTGCTGGTGAGCATCCTGTTCGCTGTTCTGGTGCCCCCAGGTCATGGTGCCGAGGCTGAGCAGGCTGACTTGCAGGTTGGTGTGGCCGAGTGGGCGGTAGCGCATGGTATCGAGTCCTTGGATGATGCGTTGATGTCTGGGCGGCAGCCCTCAGACAGCCCGTGCGGTCTCGCGCCGGGCTTGTGCAAACTGGTTCGCTGCTTTCGGCAATCCCAGGTGATCGCGCAAGGTGGTGCCGGTGTATTCGGTGCGGAACAACCCGCGCTTCTGCAGCAGCGGTACCACCTCTTCGACGAACACCCGAGCACCTGACGGGAACATGTCGGGCATGATGTTGAAACCATCCCCCGCCCCTGCCAGAAACCACTCGGCCAAGGTATCGGCAACCTGTTCCGGGGTACCGACGGCCAACCGGTGCCCGACCAGAATCCGCCGCGACAGCTGGCGAATGGTCAGGTTCTCACTGCGCGCCAGGTTCAACTGAGCCTCCAGAAAACCATGCGACCCGCGCTCGAAATCCGCCACCGCGCCAATCCGTTCCCATGGCAATGGCGCATCCGGGTCCAGCTCGCTGGCATCGATGCCGATACGCCCCGCCACCTGCTGCAACAGGCCGTGCTCGCCATGCCAGGCATTGAGTTCGTCGAAGCGTGCATGGGCCTCGGCCTCGGTGCTGCCGATCACGGTCGACAGGCCGGGCATGATCTTCAGGTGCTGCGGGTCACGGCCCCAGGCTTTGGCCCGCGCCTTCATTTCCCGATAGAACGCCTGCCCGTCGGCCAGGGTGGTCTGAGTGGTGAAGATCGCATCGGCATAGCGTGAACCGAGTGCCTTGCCGCCTTCGGAAGAGCCGGCCTGCACCAGTACCGGCCTGCCCTGCGGCGAACGCGGCAGGTTCAGCGGCCCCTTGACCTGAAAGTGCTTGCCCTTGAAATCCAGGGTGTGGACCTTGGCCGGGTCAGCAAAACGGCCGGTGCTGCGCTCACCGATGATCGCGTCCTCCTCCCAGCTGTCCCAAAGTTTCAGGGTCACGTCGACGAATTCCTCGGCCCGTCCGTAACGGTCCACATGCAGCGGCGCACCCGCCAGGCCGAAGTTCTGTGCTGCCGCATCACCGGCATTGGTCACCACATTCCAGGCCGCTCGGCCGCCGCTGATATGGTCCAGCGAGGCGATTCGCCGGGCCAGGTTGAAGGGTTCGTTGTAGGTGCTGGAGCAGGTCGCGATCACGCCGATGCGCTCGGTGGCGGCCGCCACTGCGGTGAGCAGCACGGTCGGCTCCAGGCGCCCGCCCGGCTGGGCGGACACATCCGGCGGCAACGCCGGGCCATCGGCAAGGAAGATCGCATCCAGGCAGCCGCGCTCGGAAATACGCGCGATATCGCGGTAATAGTTGACGTCGATATAGGCGTCGATTGCCGCCTCACCCTGGCGCCAGGCGCCGGAATGCGAGCCGAAGCCGAGGATGTTCATGCCCAGGCTCATCTGTTTCGTGGTCATGGCGGTTCTCCTGATCAGACTGCACTGGCTTCGTCGCCGCTGCCCTGCCCTTCGCTGGCGCTGGCGTGAAGGGCGCGCCAGGCCTGGGCCGGGCTGATGCCATTGAGGTAGTAGTTGCCCAACGCCTGCTCGCGGTAGATCGCCGGGTTGTGCGAAGCCAGGGTCCGGGCATTGCGCCAATGGCGGTCGAGGCGCCGGGCATTGCTGGTGGCCGATGCGCCGCCGACTTCGAACAGCAAGGTGCTCGCTTCCAGCACTTGCGGCAGGACGATCTGCTGCGCCTGAAAGGCGTGGATCTCGGCGTCGGTGTAAAGCTGCTCGGCCACCTCACCCTGCTGCCCGGCTTCGTACACCGCCTGCAGGCTCTGGCCCACGGCGGTGACTTGCGCATCAGCGGCGAAGGCCAGGCTCGACAGGCGACCGATAACCGCTTGCACCCGCGGGTCTGCGGCCGGCTGCGACTGCCCCGGCACACCAAAGGCACGGGTGCGGCCCTGGACGAACGCTACGGCATCGGCCAGCACTGCACGGCCGATGCCCGCCAGGGTGGCCAGGTGCACCGCCTGGTAGAACGCGGTGAGGTAGGATTCGGCGCGCAACTCGCCCTTGGCAAAACGGCGCAGCAGGTGCTGCGGCTGCACGCTGACCCGGGTGAAACGGGTGGTGCCACTGCCGGTCAGGCGCTGGCCGAAGCCGTCCCAGTCATCGACCCGCTCCACGCCCGGCGCACCGGTCGGTACCACGAGGCTGACAAAGTCGTCACCATGGTTGGCCACTGCTGCCACCCAATCGGCGTACAACGTGCCCGTGCAGTAGTACTTTTCGCCGTCCAGGCGGTAACCGCCCTCGTCTTCGCTCAACTGCACGGAATTGCCGGTACTGTCGGTGCGTTCGGCCATGGCCGCGCCCCACAGTTCACCGGCGACCACGCGGGCGAACCAGTAGTCCTGGGAGGCGGCGTCGCCGGACGACAGCCGCCCTTCGACGAAGCCGAAGTGGGCGCGGAAAATCTGCGGCAGGTTGGAGTCGGCCTGCCCCAGACGCACCAGTTGGCGCAGCAACTGCGGCAAGGTTGCGCCTGAGCCACCGTGGCTGCGCGGCACGCGCAGGGCACCGAAACGGGCTTCGCGTAGCCAGGCCACCGGCTCATGGGCCAGGGTGCGCTGCTGCTCGCGGGCCACCGCGCCTTCGGCGATACGCGCGTAGATCGGCGCAAAACGCGCGTCCAGCTCGGCATCGGTAATCGTGGTTTGACTCATGATGGTTCCTTTCAGGTGAATTCAGGAGCGTGCGGTGCGCGGGTCGATGGCCTGGGTCGCCAGGTCCACCAGCAGGTTGACCAGCACGTAGATCG
This genomic interval carries:
- a CDS encoding ABC transporter permease: MTDLTHDQALAPLRRQRHLKLPPLGASLAILFLFALLLAALAPGLFTRIDPLAIVPRQAFQPPGWAHWLGTDQSGRDIFARIIHGARQSLLIGLAATAISMVIAIALGLLGGLGGARVDRAVGWLLEVLFAFPSLVLALLFVAVFGSGVGPLIVATGLGGAPGYARMVRGQVLAVRNAGYIEAARALGHPTARIVLRQLLPNAMRPLVVTLTMGVGQAIVWASALSFLGLGARPPAPEWGTMLSMGRDFIANAWWLTFFPGLFIVLTTLATTVTGRYIQQRLEGRLP
- a CDS encoding LLM class flavin-dependent oxidoreductase, encoding MTTKQMSLGMNILGFGSHSGAWRQGEAAIDAYIDVNYYRDIARISERGCLDAIFLADGPALPPDVSAQPGGRLEPTVLLTAVAAATERIGVIATCSSTYNEPFNLARRIASLDHISGGRAAWNVVTNAGDAAAQNFGLAGAPLHVDRYGRAEEFVDVTLKLWDSWEEDAIIGERSTGRFADPAKVHTLDFKGKHFQVKGPLNLPRSPQGRPVLVQAGSSEGGKALGSRYADAIFTTQTTLADGQAFYREMKARAKAWGRDPQHLKIMPGLSTVIGSTEAEAHARFDELNAWHGEHGLLQQVAGRIGIDASELDPDAPLPWERIGAVADFERGSHGFLEAQLNLARSENLTIRQLSRRILVGHRLAVGTPEQVADTLAEWFLAGAGDGFNIMPDMFPSGARVFVEEVVPLLQKRGLFRTEYTGTTLRDHLGLPKAANQFAQARRETARAV
- a CDS encoding acyl-CoA dehydrogenase family protein codes for the protein MSQTTITDAELDARFAPIYARIAEGAVAREQQRTLAHEPVAWLREARFGALRVPRSHGGSGATLPQLLRQLVRLGQADSNLPQIFRAHFGFVEGRLSSGDAASQDYWFARVVAGELWGAAMAERTDSTGNSVQLSEDEGGYRLDGEKYYCTGTLYADWVAAVANHGDDFVSLVVPTGAPGVERVDDWDGFGQRLTGSGTTRFTRVSVQPQHLLRRFAKGELRAESYLTAFYQAVHLATLAGIGRAVLADAVAFVQGRTRAFGVPGQSQPAADPRVQAVIGRLSSLAFAADAQVTAVGQSLQAVYEAGQQGEVAEQLYTDAEIHAFQAQQIVLPQVLEASTLLFEVGGASATSNARRLDRHWRNARTLASHNPAIYREQALGNYYLNGISPAQAWRALHASASEGQGSGDEASAV
- a CDS encoding ABC transporter permease; protein product: MTTTTLAVIDPRRERLAALGRRATLRLAGGVLVLWAVATLTFFALRLMPGDPVLAILGGPSGNPTPEAIEAARVEYGLDKPLAVQYVFYLGRLLQGDLGVSYSQHLPVTRVLAEQGGATLELTIAALLLAWVLVLLLTVVTAGRGRLVGGIASLAETLSAALPHFWLGVVLLAVFAFGLRWFPPAGSDSFASLILPALSLAIPLAGFIAQVTRESLELTLDQPFILTARTRGLSDLAVRFRHALRHALLPGVSLSGWAIGALISGAVVCEVIFSRKGVGRQLYQAVQAQDLPLVIGISLVVAAGYVLANILVDLLYQWIDPRQQEAAA
- a CDS encoding dipeptide ABC transporter ATP-binding protein, which encodes MSIFEKHPAPLVDIRDLRVSFNGVPVVHGVDLQLHAGQCLALVGESGSGKSVTARTLVGLTGVGARVQAQRLAFAGQDLRQVDETGWQRLRGGRIGFVMQDALGSLDPLRRVGAEIEEPLLLHTDLSAEPRRLRVLELLCQVGVPEPEVRARQYPWQLSGGLRQRALIASAIACQPRLLIADEPTTALDATVQAQILDLLEQLRERDNSLLMVSHDLAVVARLADRVAVMRHGVVVEQGSVEQILQDPQDPYTQRLLSAARAVHFKRPAAPALALVEDGVDEQPVVLEARGLSKAFVGPDGRMRQVLNDVSLQLRAGQTLGVVGESGSGKSTLGRILLGLERPEQGSLQLAGQDWLALSAAQRRQARQGIQVVFQDPLASFDPRYTVLRVLAEALAHAGVPRALQRTEAAALLERVQLPVGLLDRRPLELSGGQRQRIAIARALAMKPRVLVLDEPVSALDVSVQARILALLAELKAELNLACLFISHDLGVVEQVSDHLLVMQGGRVVEQGPAAQVLGQPRQAYTRALLDAVPHLPAARPSWFTRIAV
- a CDS encoding NADP(H)-dependent aldo-keto reductase, which encodes MRYRPLGHTNLQVSLLSLGTMTWGHQNSEQDAHQQLDAALAAGINFIDTAEMYPTPTRAETWTTTERYIGTWLAARGNRDKVLLASKIAGPARDPGGQAHIRDGLSHHDRKNIVAALEGSLRRLQTDYMDLYQLHWPDRTSNFFGIREYPYVDDHPQTAAIEETLAVLDEQVKAGKVRHIGVSNETPWGVAQFLRHSEDKGLARIASIQNPYSLLNRLYENGLSEFSHREGISLLAYSPLAFGALTGKYLNGARPEGSRLSSVYRTFNRYGSEEANSAIAGYVQIAREHGLTPAQLALAFVIHQPFVASAITGQTTLLQLQENLSALDVQLSDEVLAEIQAVHRRIPNPAP
- a CDS encoding ABC transporter permease, coding for MNAIVSIPDTVTSRWQIRPGLTLAWIILGLILLAVTFPDWLSPTDPLAADARLAYHPPGPAFWLGSDENGRDVLSRLIHGARPSLYIGLAATLVGLGLGTLLGLLAGLAPAWLDNLLMRAVDVLLAFPDLLLALVIITLFGQGTSNLILAVGIASVPRYARLVRAQALTIRRASFVEAAVTLGRRPLAVVFWHVLPNAVQPVLILACIGLGGAITAAAALSFLGFGAPPPAPEWGAMMAVARNFMANAPWLMAWPALAITLTVISITVIGRDWLRRSEGRNP
- a CDS encoding ABC transporter substrate-binding protein, producing MALLGCEKTEQHAAAQSTTPQQGGTLVYATDREPTCLDPHVAGDMPQVFVAQQYLDSLVSMDSNGQIGPWLATSWEVSPDGLRYTFHLRRDVQFTDGTPFNAEAVKANLDHMANPKTQSSTAGGYIRQYRGTKVLDTYTAEVTLATPYAAFLEVLAQGFLGIQSPTALQRSRDQNCESPVGSGPFKVVRWDRQNQVELVRNPAYNWAPPTARHQGPAYLDRIVWKFIQEPSVRFASLQAGEVDVIEALPPESHEAARRNPDVELIIAQRPGNPTNGTFNLRRAPFDDIRVREAFVRSADVEGALKSVYFGEFPRAGGPLSLATPFYSGDFERGQDYDPARAARLLDEAGWTGRDSEGYRTRNGQRLRAVVLIGARTPPSELTLWEQVQATTRQAGLELVLDQMSDAQVTARQAAWDYDIRIGYWNTNTPDVLRIIFTTAFVQPAGVGGYHQNSSGYADPGFDALLDSALATQDADLRRQRYFQAQQQAAAQYLQLTTYPQSTRLGIYKTAHGVRLEPSLAVTYLYDAWVNK